The segment GTTCTTGCAAAACTTTCCTAATGAAGCCTCTCCCCAaccaattatcattttaaaaattgACGAACCTTTCATCATTGATAACCCATTGTAGCCTTCACTCCAGAATCAACTTGATTTTTCTTAGGGAGGACCAAATTGGAGAGACGTTCTTCAGCCTGTGAGGGTGTCTAAGGTCATAAAGATATTTTGCAATAAAGGTTTTGTTAGgatttcgacccgattaagcagtGAACAagtaaaatagcggaataaattgagaaattgaacacacaaatttaacgtggaaaaacccctccaaaaaggataaaaaactacgggcaaagataattttactataatggaaaaagaacgaagagtacaaaagatggagataaaaactaaaccccgaaaacccaaaaacaaagaacccacaaaacataaacacaaaattatctaaatttgttatgagttctaatctctaatgagaGTATTTTTCTAAGAATGTAAaagagtctatttataggctaaattcacaggtcaaataataataaaataatctaaactaatcagtgtttgattgaaacaagtaaacagagtttaactgaaagattatttctcaaatttgactaaaaataggagtcatatttaacaaatctccaccttgactcatattttcacaactccatctttgccaaagcccgccacgagcctatcttgaactatgcagggaattaactaagtcgaatttgtgcttagaaactggaagacttctagccttcgacttgtacactgccaaatcaaaattaACCCGGGTCTGAtaacgaacacagtgccctaacttttcaaaacctgcatctaaaagagaacctctcttcaacgaaacagtaccaataccaattaccttactagatgaatcgtttcctatgcgcacaactccaccttcaatcgaactgtatatgtagaaccattctctattggaacacatgtggaaagaacatcctgaatctaggatccactcggacgtgagcttggtgttatcgcttgttgacactaacaagaaatcatcaccattttcatcagccaaattagcaccagctacatcttcctcgttactctcagcagcttttttatttcgcagtttataataatatgctttgacgtgacctaactttttacaatagcgacaccttttatctcgtttctttgatgctaccaaaacggaagcttgtcTATCtatcttgctatccaaatgaaactcattgtcgagtttgtctctactcaacaaatgacccttcacatcttcgaacgagagtttgtctctgccataaattaaGGTCTCCCTGAAAgtcttgtatgaagggggtaaagagcacaataatagcatagcctgatcttcatcgtcaatatgaacctcaacattctttaaatcatttaaaaaagtaataaattaactgatgtgatctctaagaggCTCACCTTCGTttatgcgaaacgtaaatagacgttgtttcaacactaaacgattagccagagacttagtctcataaagagtttctaaccatttccacaaggcggatgaggtcttctccatcaatacctcctgcaatatggtattcgcgaggcacaactggattgcagataaagccttatcatcaagctcttcccattctgttttatttagattctcaagctttttcctagtaacaacctttttcaaaccagattgaactagaattgccatcattcgaacttgccacagattgaaatttgtcttaccattgaacttctcaatttcaaatcttGTTGCTGCCATCTCTTAACAGGATGATCTATGAATATTGaactagctctaataccacttgttaggatttcgacccgattaagcagcgaacaagtaaaataacgggataaattgaaaaaatgaacACACAAATtcaacgtggaaaaacccctccaaagaagataaaaaaccacaggtaaagataattttactataatggcaaaagaacgaagagtacaaaagatggagataaaaactaaaccccgaaaacccgaaaacaaagaacccacaaaatgtaaacacaaaattatctaaatgtgttatgggttctaatctctaatgagagtatttttctaaggttgtaaaagagcctatctataggctaaattcataggtcaaataataataaaataatctaaactaatcagtgtttgattgaaacaagtaaacagagtttaactgaaagattatttctcaaatttgactgaaaataggagtcatatttaacaggtTTTAGCCCAAAGCGTATCCTTTACCTAAATTAAACACCAACCAAGCTTAACCAAGAGAGCTTGGTTTTTAGGTTTGGCATAAGGGATTCCCATACCGCCTATACTTTAGGACAGGCTACCCTCTCCCACTTAACAAGGTGGCCATGATTGGACTGGTTGGTGTCGCCCCATAACAAATTTTGGTTGATGCAATCCAACTGATAATGGATACTAAATGGGAGCATACAACATTGCATGTAATAATTAGGAATGGTGACCATTGTGGACTGGATGAGAATGAGTCGCCTAACAAGCTGAGAGAAAGGAAGTTCGCTTTCCAAGAATTCAATTTATGCCTCATTTTATCAATAATAAAGTCGTAACCACTCTTCGAAACTCGCTTAGAGTGTATGGGAAAACCAAGATACTTTCCAAGGTAATTTCAAAGTGTTAGCAATTTCAACCTTGGTAAAAACTGGGCATTTGGGAGAGAAAAGTACTTGAGATTTGCTGAAATTGATCATTTGCCATGATTCCAACATAAAGATTTGTAGGATATGTTTTATGGAAACAACAATTTTCTAATTTCCAACGTGAAAAGATTAACATCATTCACAAAAAGTAGATGGGAGAAGAGGGGACTGCTCCTTGAGGCATAGATGGGGAGCCGCTCACATTGATCTACCTCTTTCATAATCATCAAACTAAGAAATTCTATGTAAAGGATAAAAATATAAGGGGAGAGGAGGTCACCTTTCCTAACGCCTCTCAATGGTTTGAAGGTGGGTAATTTGGATCCAttcaaaagtacttgaaaaaggAGAGGACTTTCCGAACAAagctttattcaatttttttcataTGCTTTTTCTAGATCTAATTTAATAATCATCGTATCTTTCCTTCTCTTCATACACATAAGAGAATGTAGGATTTCTTGGATGATTACAGCATTATTCAGAGTTTGACATCTCATGAGGAAGCTTCATTAGAATGGGGAGATTAACTTACTGAAAATAGTGTGAAGCCTCATAACAAGGATCTTCGTGATAGTCTTATACGAAGTATTGCAAAGATTGATTGGTCTATACTGAGTGATAGCAGCTACTTATCGAGTCTTGGGGATAAAGAAGATAAGGGTGTCACTCAATGACTCAAGAAGAGTAGACTGCTAAAAGACGTCCGAGACAAGATTAACCAACTTTGTTTTCACTTCTTGCAAACAACgttgaaagaaataaaaaaagaaagtaGTAACCCATCCAGTCCAAAGGCTTTAGTAGGTTTAAAAGACCAAACTACTTAGGCTATCTCCACACTAGTAACTCCCACATACAGACATTGTACATAAAGGTCAGAGAGCTTCGGCCAATTAAAATCCCGATAACTAAAATGAAAGGTGGAAGAAAACTATGAAGTTGTAAACAAGCTGAAATAGTAGCTAAAAACAAGAGATTTCTAGTTCCTTCCTATTCATCCCAATCTACCCATAGAATCATTCAGGCCAATAATTCTGTCAAAGTTTCTATGAACCATGGTTGAGAGATGGAAGAATCAGGATTGTGTTCTCCATCAATAATCCAATTAACCCTCATCCAATTGCCATATTGATAGTTTGAACCACTCACCCCTTGGGATCATTTCTTGTTGTGAACATTTTTGGGTATTATGACTAATACATCCACAGCAATAACAAAAAGTCGGTAGCCTCTCATACTTAATAGCACACATGACCTCGATTCCATCCCCCCAACCAAATACACAACGCGTCGTAGGGGTTTAGAAACGTCAATCTTTATCCGGATCCTTATATATCCAATCCAACAACCCTCTCTATCTCGCCAATCGATCGCCATAACCTCCCCTACCTCGCTACCAATATCAATAGCCACTTGCCTATCCGTTTGCTCAAAGGGGATGTTATAAACCCGGATCCAAAAAGGAATGATATTAAAGTTATACTGTCCCAAAATCTGCCGCTTTATAAATGGCACCATAGCAAGCAGACTCTAATCAAACAACCACGGGGCTAAATTGAAGATTCTCGTCCTATGTTCCACAGTTCCAAATTTGACCAAAAATAATCCTTCAGCCATAGTCACAAAACTCACCGGTTCCTTCGTGAACCATAAGGATTTCAGAACCCGATACATTGCTTCCCTATTGAATTTCTCCTTAGTGATCAATTTACCTACAGCCCATGCTTCAAAACCCTGCATATTCGGATTTGCCCTACTGTTACAGACCATCCGTTTGGACTCAGCTTCAGAGAAAGACAGCTTAGCTAGTAAGGCATTCAAATCTTCTTCCATCGTGAAAACTCCACCACAAAACCCAACCAAGCTGAACAAGGGTGGGTTTGGGGCGGCGGTGCAGTACGGTACGatgcgtttagcttactttttgtctcacgctataGTATCGCTACAATATCTAATCACACCGCTACcgttgtttttacactaaccgctAACCACAGGTAAACGCACTGCCCATCTAAACTCACCCAAAAAAGAGCTGCTGGAATCGGAACCCACGAAAATGATGAAACAGCGAAACAAAGAAACACCGCCCCTTCACCACCAAACGTCAACAACTCTACAGACAACTTATAACAAAGTAGAACGAACAAAACAGTAACCAAACTCAAATGCAATATAACAAGATGAATTAATCCACCACAAATCCAACGAAAACAAACGTAAAAGATGAAAAATGCAGGAGCAATAAGGACGAGTGATTAAACCAACAAAAAATAAGAAGCCAAAACAAAGACAAAGTAGTTTTATTCACAAATTATCAATAAGGCAGAAGTCAATTGAAAACCAACAGTGCAATATCAAGAACTCAAAGGCAGCTATCAAGATGAGACCTAAGCAGAGAAAGAAAAACACTAACCAGTATGAATAAAAAACCTAAAAAGAAAAAACTCCtacagagaaagaaagaaaaaccacAACAAAACATTAAAACAGTCCCTTAAGACAGTCCCATCAAGTTACAAAAACGCAATGAAAAAAGTTAAAGGAATACATGGAAAGAATCTAAGATAAAGAAGagtaaaaaacaaaacaaaagaaaagaaaagaaaaaaagaagaagatcaaGAGATAACAGAAACCACTAAAGTCTAGGGCCGTCGAATCACCGATTCAAGAAAAGACGCTAGAACACGTTGGAGGAACTCCTGAAGTGCCCACCTGGAAAAGCCAATGAAGAACGCCACCACCTCTTGGATCACGAGGTCGGTCCCTTTCCAAGAACAGCGTCACAGAGAGCACCCCTTCTTTGAAGTCTGCCACCGTTCACAGTTCCTCAACCTAGCAGGCTCCCCAATGAGAAGGTAGCCAAGATCGAGATAAAACTCAATTTCAACAAAACACTCGCTCACAACGAAAACCAAACAGTCGAAGAAAAATAGCGATTAAAGTTGCAGCAAGCTCGATtagcaaaaagaaaataaaaccggAAACCACCACAAGAACTTAAAGCAAAAAGAAGACAAAAGTGTAATAAAGTCAAAATAAAAGCAAGAACGAAAAAATCAGccaataaaattactaaaaaactgCTTTACAACCGTCTTAACTATAAAaactataaaacataaaacatacaCTAATGTAATTAAAGAAAACATAAGGAATCATGCAAGAAAGACAAATTTCACCGCCTGGATGTTGCATCTCCCAAGAACAGCCATGGCGTGACACCTTTCACGGCCAACGGATCAGAATGCCACCGACACGATCATTTCCTTCATAATGCATCACTGCAACAAGACTCGATTTTCAATGCAAAATAAAGACCACCACCGTCTAAGTATTCCTTAATAAAAAATTCAGACGGACACACGCAAAGCCACCACCAAATCGAGCCACAAAACACGAAGGTGGAAAACAAGAACACAAATCgcccaaatctttagagcaaaaagGTAATCATTTTACATACTTGTTTAACTTATATTGAGATGATGGTGATATAAATTGAGTTGTGATTTGATTATAGTTATTTCGATAATGGATGTGACACTTTATAATTTAGACTTGATAATTGAGTCGGGTATGAGGTGTTATAATTGTGATGTTGACGTGGTGATTCGCGTCACAATGCTAATGTGGCAATCttttataattcttttatttgTCCATAAGTCCTCGAAAATTTAACATTCAATCCATTCTCATTTAGCCATTCAGTGCCTTCTTGAACAATTGGTGTAGCCCTTTTCCATATATAAGAATCAAAGACTTTCTTTATACACTCCTAGTTATTACAACGAGGAAAGTATTTGTCGGATAAAAGTCTATAACAAAGAGAGACTATTTGCAAGACTAGTCTCAATTCTTGTTTTATCTAGAGGAACTGATTGAAAAAGGACATAAACTGAAAGCCCAAACCTCCTcctttaatgagtctagttggACTAAAATTCATGTCCTATGAATGAGTCTAGTTAAACTAAAATTCATGTCCTATGTTAAACTAAGCTTCTATTAATCATCCATGAATGTTAAATTAGTGTATGTACAATGCGTAAACTGTGGGTTTAGTCTATAGATTTTAATTTGGCCATTGTTAGTTCTtgtgttttttaaattttaaaatttcagtcctGGCCTCTCGATCGGAatcattaaattcattaagttaaattttgttgttttcaaaatattATGCGACTAACATATTATCACATGTATAATACCATATCAGATTATTATTTGTACATAATATGAACAAAAATGCCACACCATTTTAGTAAGGGTCTTAATGACTACCATTTGAGTcaggattgaaattttaaattttaaaaagtatatgGACTGGAAACGATCAAATTGGAGAGAAGAAACTAAATTCACAACTTACACATGATACAAGATCACTAGCAGTCTTTgacataataaatttaataactattatttgaatttaaattaaaattttaaaagtcaaaaatacaagaaataaaataaatcaaattaaaatacaaagactaataacaaaattttacTGGCATAAATGTATAACACTTTTTTATACATCTATAATGCGAACCAGAATATTCTtaagataaataaatattatgccaataaactaatttttatttattactttataaatggtagaaatataaaaataattgaataCAATTTAACCACGTGTGTATATATTGATTCACTCACGCTCGCAAAaagtagaaaaaataaaaagtaaagagAGTGAGTCGGATAGATGTAGACACCTACCTAACTTTAAAAACCCCAGCGATTTGAAGGATCCTCGACTGTTGTCCTCGAATGTTTTAAggctttttcttttcatttcttttcctGTATTAATTATTGGTTAAGAATTTCATGTTTTTAAAGTAAAATATTgtgatttatcaaaataatatatttttgaattttttatatctAAATCTTTATTTTAAGgtgatagaattttttttttgaaaattataaatagTGGCCAATAATAATAAGTTGGtattaaatttatcaaattattttgtataatatttaagTTAAAGGGTCACTATAGTTGCTTTTCAATTGAATCCAATTAGTTGGGATCCTAATTAATATGGTACCTTTTTAGATGGAATCATACCTATCATTCTGCCCTACCTCCACACACACATTAATTGTATGATTATGATCTTCTATTAATTGATACaacttttcatttcattttctaaCTTTCActtctttaaattatttttcactGTCACATATGTGCATTCAACTTCTCATTAGTTGTTTACCCTTTAAAaccttttttttatgtttattttctgatttaacatttaaaaattcaaattttattttaacatttatattatataatgaaatcatatttacatattttgtagTACAAATTAACGTGAGTTTCAAATTGATTGGCATAAAATTTAGAAATCCATCTCTCTTTTGTAAACTCTTTCTCCTTCCTTTTATTGTAATATAATTATTCACTTGtatacaaaatatttttataatacatTCTTATTAAAATACTTGGAATATGCTATAACTATataaaaacttttgaaaaatacTAATAAACTCAAAATCTATATAGAACGCATTTCATGATTAACTGTGTACTTCTTTTTAAGCATCCACAATGAGGAAATTAATTACTATTACCGACATGAAAACTTGGTTTCGagcaaaaaaaaatttatacgGAACCACTTCCATATTAACATGTATTATAAGATAATTATTTGATACACACAAAAGTCAAATTTTTTAAAAGCTGAACATggctttaaattatattttttctttatctatCTTTAAATAAAGAAATGGAACATGATACAATTAacggtaaaagtaccatgaaagTTTCTATACTaagagtcagattgcattttgccccctactaaaaaaaaggtttttttacctatataatacaaataaaaaaattaaatactgaAAAGTTTCTATATAATACCATTATTAAAAAATTTGTATTATATAGCTAAAAAAAAAGCCACTAAAAAAATATGCAAAGTAGTCCTTGTACGTTAGATCAATGAGCATTGaactttcttttaaaaatttcatctaattctactattaaaaattgatttttataccTCAATATGAGGCACATATAGTGCGTCACATGTCACTGTCTGGTTATTCCATCAACCACgataatttttaacaatataaataGATAGAAGAACCAATTTATTCTTTGACGTAACATGTATAAATTAATTTACTCTCATCTTTAATAGagacaacaaaattaaatttaacttttaataaaataagtatattgaataATAATTTACTTATTAATACCAAATCAAACTAACCGTTACGAACAAGTTTGATTCCTTTTGGCTTCCTAGTTAGCTTCATATATTTGTCCTTGACAGATAAGACAGATTAAAATAATTCATTTATTGGAAAATCAATATAGTCATCATCATATATGTCATCAAACAATATGTGTCAATATATATATAGTGTGTGTGTATAACATATTATAGAGATTGGAATCAAGAGAAATAGTTTGAGATGAAACTGAAGGGTCGTGGATCAGTGATACTGTTTCCTTTGCCGTTTCAAGGCCATATAAATCCCATGCTTCAGCTTGCAAACATCCTCCATGAAAGAGGTTTTTCCATTTCCATAATCCACACTCGCTTCAATTCTCCTAACCCTTTAAACTACCCTCTTTTCAGATTCTACCCCATTCCCGATGGATTATCTGAAAACCATGTCATTTCTTCAGATCCTAATCGTATTGTGGCCTTCGTTAAGTTCCTCAACTCCAATTGCCAAACCCCATTTCGCGTTtgcttggctaagttgatctccACCAGTTTGGAAGATGAAGATCCCACTGCGTGCTTGGTTACTGATGCTTTGTGGTACTCCACACAAGCTGTCGCTGATGACCTTAAGCTTCCTAGGATTGTGTTAAGGACCAGTAATGTCTCGTCATTTATTGTTTTGTCCTCCATGTCATTGCTGTTCGAAAAGGGTTACCTTCCGTTGCAAGGTACGCATAGATCATTTGTTGTTTACTCTCCATTTCTGCAATAAAAAGGTTTACTGAAATGCTGCATCTTATTGGTTGTCAGATTCTGTGGCAGAAATGGAAGTCCCAGAGCTTCCACAATTCAGATTCAAAGACATAGCAATGCTGGAAGCAAGTGATAGGGAAAGCTTTCTTCAATTCATTGAGATACTAGTTCAAGAAACCAAGGCTTCTTCAGGGATTATATTGAACTCATGTGAAGATCTTGAGCAAGAATTTCTATCAAAACTTTCGTTGTTATTTCCCATCCCAGTTTTTCTCATAGGTCCTTTCCACAAGTATTTTCCAGCTTCATCCAGTAGTTTACTGCCTCAAGACAGGACCTGCATATCATGGCTAGACAAACAACAACCCAACTCAGTGATTTATGTTAGCTTCGGAAGCGTAGCGGCTATAGAAGAGGCTGACTTCTTGGAGGTAGCTTGGGGACTGGCCAACAGCATGCAGCCCTTTTTGTGGGTGGTTCGACCGGGGTTGGTCCAGGGCTCCGAATGGCTTGAAATTTTACCAAATGGGTACTTAGAAATGGTAGGGGAAAGAGCCCACATAGTTAAATGGGCTCCCCAACAGGAAGTTCTAGCTCACCCTTCAACGGGAGCATTTTGGACACACTGTGGGTGGAATTCAACACTGGAGAGCTTATGTGAAGGGGTCCCCATGATCTGTCAGCCATCTTTTGGTGACCAGAAGACAGACTCAAGATTTGTAAGCCATGTATGGAGGGTTGGGGTTCATTTGGAATTCAAGATAGAGAGAGGGGAGATTGAGAGGGCAATCAGGAGATTAATGGTGGAACCTGAGGGACAGGAAATGAGAGAGAGGATCAAGTTAATCAAAGACAAGATCAATCTTTGTCTAAAACCTGGAGGTTCATCTTACAAATCTTTGGACAATTTGGTTAGTTACATACTTTCTATGTAGTCCATTAAGTCTCTtatgtaatattttaataaaacatttaaacccTTATATTTTTTAGAGTTATATGGACTAAAGGTTTATCTACTTTGTCCAATATGTCTACTTCAATGAAATTAATTATTGTACGGGTACTCATAAGTCGGTTTTAGGGGGGAAAATGAAAAAGGTAAGCAACAAAGAGAATGACGTAACGTAACAAATCTACTAGGGTTAGCGCTTCCAAATTCATTACTGCAGATGTAGCTGTAGATGTAGATGTAGATGTAGATGTAGATGTAGATGAATGTGATGAATCCTTTGATCATCTTTGAAATGTCAAATTATGAGTATATAAAGACAAAGGGGCATATTTCATATTTAAAGGATGTCTATCCATATCCAAATATATAAAACAAACtactttattttaaaaaataaataaataaataaagagtcCAAATAATAGAAGCGGtaaactcaaactatcaacttaaATTGCTTACCACATTCAAGAAGAGGTCAAGAGGAACCAATCATAAGGGCATAAGAAGAATGCAGTGTAGTATAGAAGCTGCAATTCAGATGAGAATTACAAGTGTTTGATAAACTTTTCTTCTTGTGTGAATCAATTGTAACAATAACAAAACTTAATGGTACTAATATAGACACCATACTACATATATCTGTTGCTACCAGAGAGTTTGCGTTGGCACGGAGATTGTAACTGCAAGGGGTGCTAGGAAGGTGGACACTAGTTGAGTCCGGTTCATGACTGGAAAATATCACCACGAGCTTTGTTGCAGCATATTTTCAAGAGGGTACATTGAAGTGAAAGAGCCAGGAGATTACAAAGGCAAAGACCAAACAGGCTAGCAGGAAATTTAGAAACCGATGGCCCTGCCAAAAGTTTCGAGTTTCCGCAGCATGAATTGCGACTGGAGCCGCTGTTGCTGTGGAATCATTTGCCTTATTCCACAGCTCCACCGTATCCGTCTCGTTTGCGGCAGCAACATTCCGAGCAATCGATCCGCAAATCTCACAAGTCCTGGTAACAGTAGAAACAAACAGAAAGCATAAATAGGATGGTAAAGCATACTTGATTCAGAAATTTCAT is part of the Gossypium arboreum isolate Shixiya-1 chromosome 5, ASM2569848v2, whole genome shotgun sequence genome and harbors:
- the LOC108449915 gene encoding UDP-glycosyltransferase 76B1-like; translation: MKLKGRGSVILFPLPFQGHINPMLQLANILHERGFSISIIHTRFNSPNPLNYPLFRFYPIPDGLSENHVISSDPNRIVAFVKFLNSNCQTPFRVCLAKLISTSLEDEDPTACLVTDALWYSTQAVADDLKLPRIVLRTSNVSSFIVLSSMSLLFEKGYLPLQDSVAEMEVPELPQFRFKDIAMLEASDRESFLQFIEILVQETKASSGIILNSCEDLEQEFLSKLSLLFPIPVFLIGPFHKYFPASSSSLLPQDRTCISWLDKQQPNSVIYVSFGSVAAIEEADFLEVAWGLANSMQPFLWVVRPGLVQGSEWLEILPNGYLEMVGERAHIVKWAPQQEVLAHPSTGAFWTHCGWNSTLESLCEGVPMICQPSFGDQKTDSRFVSHVWRVGVHLEFKIERGEIERAIRRLMVEPEGQEMRERIKLIKDKINLCLKPGGSSYKSLDNLVSYILSM